The following coding sequences lie in one Halorarum halophilum genomic window:
- a CDS encoding NAD-dependent epimerase/dehydratase family protein gives MQGKRILVTGGAGFIGSNLANRLAEGNEVVALDDLYLGTPDNLDDEVEFVRASVLDDDLPADVDAVFHLAAMSSRNMHEEDPAQGARVNVEGFVNTVEQARREGCDLVVYASTSSIYGSRTEPSPEDMEVEARTGYEASKLAREHYGDYYRNHHDMDVAGLRFFSVYQGFGGAEEHKGEYANTVAQFADRIANGESPELFGDGTQTRDFTHVDDVVRGIETVADHRLNGVFNLGTGESYSFNEMVRMINDALGTDVEPEYIETPFDGYVHDTMADISKVHEATGWEPEIDFEEGVRRVCEPYRD, from the coding sequence ATGCAGGGCAAGCGGATTCTCGTCACCGGTGGCGCGGGGTTCATCGGTTCGAACCTCGCGAACCGGCTGGCCGAGGGGAACGAGGTCGTGGCGCTGGACGACCTGTATCTCGGTACCCCCGACAACCTCGACGACGAGGTGGAGTTCGTTCGGGCGTCCGTTCTGGACGACGACCTCCCCGCCGACGTCGACGCGGTGTTCCACCTCGCGGCGATGTCCTCCCGGAACATGCACGAGGAGGATCCGGCCCAGGGGGCGCGCGTGAACGTCGAGGGGTTCGTCAACACCGTCGAACAGGCCCGACGGGAGGGGTGTGACCTCGTCGTGTACGCGTCGACGTCCTCCATCTACGGCAGTCGGACCGAGCCGTCCCCGGAGGACATGGAGGTGGAGGCGCGGACGGGCTACGAGGCGTCGAAGCTCGCGCGCGAGCACTACGGGGACTACTACCGCAACCACCACGACATGGACGTCGCCGGCCTCCGATTCTTCTCCGTCTACCAGGGGTTCGGCGGCGCCGAGGAGCACAAGGGCGAGTACGCGAACACCGTCGCGCAGTTCGCCGACCGGATCGCGAACGGCGAGTCGCCCGAACTGTTCGGCGACGGGACGCAGACCCGCGATTTCACCCACGTCGACGACGTGGTCCGCGGGATCGAGACGGTCGCCGACCACCGGTTGAACGGCGTGTTCAACCTCGGGACCGGCGAGAGCTACAGCTTCAACGAGATGGTGCGGATGATCAACGACGCGCTCGGCACCGACGTCGAACCGGAGTACATCGAGACGCCGTTCGACGGCTACGTCCACGACACGATGGCCGACATCTCGAAGGTCCACGAGGCGACCGGCTGGGAACCGGAGATCGACTTCGAGGAGGGCGTCCGGCGCGTCTGCGAGCCGTATCGCGACTGA
- a CDS encoding TIGR00341 family protein produces MRLVQLRVPVESREPVLEVLDEEGVDHVDTPETDGDATLVHFPLPTEAVESVLDAVHEVGLEDDGYAVVASAETARSPRFQELEEQYVAGSGAEDALTDAELRSKTLNLTPSRLVYYAMTLLSVLVAVAGLLLDAPSVVVGAMVVAPQVGASLTTAVGATLDDRLMFWNGLRLQFYSLLGSVLAAALFGWAIRNAGFVPPMLDISTVSQISSRTSPGLLTLLVGLCAGAAGGFSLASDIPESLVGVAVAVALVPAAAAAGIGIAWGYPSVTVGASLLLVVNAISINVAAVAVLWGLGYRPWEEVDGPLADLARAARFRRVLVAAAVTAILLLAPGALIANQVVFENDANDAIEETLERPEYDELELVSTHVGFGSGTPDSSSISVTIARPADGAYPQLADAISRAVEVRTGETSLVEIEFVERTRSG; encoded by the coding sequence ATGCGACTCGTGCAGCTCCGCGTTCCTGTCGAATCCCGGGAACCCGTCCTCGAAGTTCTCGACGAGGAAGGGGTCGACCACGTCGACACACCCGAGACGGACGGCGACGCGACGCTCGTGCACTTCCCGTTGCCTACGGAGGCGGTCGAGAGCGTCCTCGACGCCGTCCACGAAGTCGGCCTCGAGGACGACGGCTACGCCGTCGTCGCGAGTGCCGAGACGGCCCGGTCGCCGCGGTTCCAGGAACTGGAGGAGCAGTACGTCGCCGGCTCCGGCGCGGAGGACGCGCTCACCGACGCGGAACTCCGCTCGAAGACGCTGAACCTCACCCCGAGCCGTCTGGTCTACTACGCGATGACGCTCCTAAGTGTGCTCGTGGCCGTCGCGGGGCTCCTGCTCGACGCACCGTCGGTCGTGGTCGGCGCGATGGTGGTCGCCCCGCAGGTCGGCGCCTCGCTGACGACCGCGGTCGGCGCGACCCTCGACGACCGGCTGATGTTCTGGAACGGCCTCCGCCTGCAGTTCTACTCCCTCCTGGGGTCCGTCCTCGCGGCTGCGCTGTTCGGCTGGGCGATCCGGAACGCGGGGTTCGTCCCGCCGATGCTCGACATCTCGACTGTCAGCCAGATCAGCTCGCGGACTTCGCCCGGGCTGCTCACGCTGCTCGTGGGGCTGTGCGCCGGCGCGGCCGGCGGGTTCAGCCTGGCGTCGGACATCCCCGAGTCACTGGTGGGCGTCGCGGTCGCGGTCGCGCTCGTCCCGGCAGCGGCGGCGGCGGGGATCGGTATCGCCTGGGGGTACCCCAGCGTCACCGTCGGCGCGAGCCTCCTGCTCGTCGTCAACGCGATCTCCATCAACGTCGCCGCGGTCGCGGTCCTCTGGGGGCTCGGCTACCGACCCTGGGAGGAAGTGGACGGACCGCTGGCGGACCTCGCCCGCGCGGCCAGATTCCGCCGCGTGCTCGTCGCGGCGGCGGTGACGGCGATCCTGCTGCTCGCGCCGGGCGCGCTCATCGCCAACCAGGTCGTGTTCGAGAACGACGCGAACGACGCCATCGAGGAGACGCTCGAGCGTCCCGAGTACGACGAACTCGAACTCGTCTCCACCCACGTCGGCTTCGGCTCCGGGACGCCCGACTCCTCGTCGATCAGCGTCACCATCGCCCGACCGGCCGACGGCGCGTACCCCCAGCTCGCGGATGCGATCAGCCGGGCGGTGGAGGTCAGAACCGGGGAGACGTCGCTCGTCGAGATCGAGTTCGTCGAGCGGACGCGCTCGGGGTAA
- the rocF gene encoding arginase, which produces MTTVRVIGVPTDYGQDRRGVDMGPSAIRYAGLADGLADAGVEVEDAGDLLVPRAEERDPDYRSPSQGNAKFLRETEEVCTRLADEVADTIDDGELPLVLGGDHSVAIGTLGGSARDAEVGAIWFDAHGDYNTPTTSPSGNVHGMPMAAVLGYQEWADVGWANAPGLREENVVYVGLRSLDDVEREAIRDSEMTAYTMSDIDERGITEVVEAALSVASDGVDSVHVSLDLDWLDPGIAPGVGTPVRGGVTYREAHYAMERVCEADVLRSMEVVEVNPVLDDHNETAELATELVASAFGKRIL; this is translated from the coding sequence ATGACCACAGTCCGCGTCATCGGCGTTCCGACGGACTACGGACAGGACCGACGCGGCGTCGATATGGGCCCGTCGGCCATCCGCTACGCCGGCCTCGCCGATGGACTCGCCGACGCCGGGGTCGAGGTGGAGGACGCCGGCGACCTGCTCGTCCCGCGCGCCGAGGAGCGCGACCCCGACTACCGCTCGCCGAGCCAGGGGAACGCGAAGTTCCTCCGCGAAACCGAGGAGGTCTGCACCAGACTGGCCGACGAAGTCGCCGACACCATCGACGACGGCGAGCTGCCGCTCGTCCTCGGCGGCGACCACTCCGTCGCAATCGGGACGCTCGGTGGCAGCGCCCGCGACGCGGAGGTGGGCGCCATCTGGTTCGACGCCCACGGCGACTACAACACGCCGACCACCTCGCCGTCGGGCAACGTCCACGGGATGCCCATGGCGGCCGTGCTCGGCTACCAGGAGTGGGCGGACGTCGGGTGGGCGAACGCGCCCGGACTGCGCGAGGAGAACGTCGTCTACGTCGGACTCCGGTCGCTCGACGACGTCGAACGGGAGGCGATCCGGGACAGCGAGATGACCGCCTACACGATGTCGGACATCGACGAGCGCGGCATCACCGAGGTGGTCGAGGCGGCGCTCTCTGTCGCGAGCGACGGCGTCGACAGCGTCCACGTGAGCCTCGACCTCGACTGGCTCGACCCCGGCATCGCCCCCGGCGTCGGCACCCCGGTCCGCGGCGGCGTCACCTACCGGGAGGCCCACTACGCGATGGAGCGCGTCTGCGAGGCCGACGTGCTGCGCTCGATGGAGGTCGTCGAGGTGAATCCCGTACTCGACGACCACAACGAGACGGCGGAACTGGCGACCGAACTCGTCGCGAGCGCGTTCGGGAAGCGCATTCTCTAG